In Streptomyces sp. 840.1, one DNA window encodes the following:
- a CDS encoding SGNH/GDSL hydrolase family protein gives MRIKNDDTLLFIGDSITDAGRDRADSASLGAGYVHEIAQTLRDRAAEGPGPRVINRGISGNRVYDLESRWTTDVIDHRPTVVTVKIGINDTWRHYDSGLRSPVDAFATCLDGLLADTARRLSARLVVITPFLVPVGPDQERWFEDLAPRTDAVLRAAADNGAQVVRADQVMAHAVRDRQPAELARDGVHPTPLGHRLIADAWLAVADPATAQAPA, from the coding sequence ATGCGCATCAAGAACGACGACACGCTCCTGTTCATCGGAGACTCCATCACCGACGCGGGCCGCGACCGCGCGGACTCCGCCTCGCTCGGTGCGGGTTACGTCCACGAGATCGCGCAGACCCTGCGCGACCGGGCGGCCGAAGGACCCGGGCCCCGTGTCATCAACAGGGGGATCAGCGGCAATCGCGTCTACGACCTCGAAAGCCGCTGGACCACCGATGTCATCGACCACCGGCCCACCGTGGTCACCGTCAAGATCGGCATCAACGACACCTGGCGGCACTACGACAGCGGGCTGCGCAGCCCGGTCGACGCGTTCGCGACCTGCCTCGACGGACTGCTCGCGGACACCGCGCGCAGACTGTCCGCCCGGCTGGTCGTCATCACCCCGTTCCTCGTCCCGGTCGGGCCGGACCAGGAGAGGTGGTTCGAGGACCTGGCCCCCCGCACCGACGCCGTCCTGCGGGCGGCCGCGGACAACGGGGCCCAGGTGGTCCGCGCCGACCAGGTCATGGCCCATGCGGTACGGGACCGGCAGCCGGCGGAGCTGGCCCGGGACGGCGTCCACCCGACCCCGCTCGGGCACCGGCTGATCGCTGATGCCTGGCTCGCCGTGGCCGACCCGGCCACCGCGCAGGCGCCGGCGTAG
- a CDS encoding sugar phosphate isomerase/epimerase, translating to MTDESSRNAVGGIRPGLCSVTFRRLPAAEVARRAAGAGLEVIEWGADVHAPAAEPDTVRAVREATDRYGMACCSYGSYFRATRDELAGFPAVARAAVLLGAPRIRVWAGAAGSRSASPGERQETVRCLREAARIAAGHGLLLAPEFHGGTLTDTVASTARLLDEVDAENVRTYWQPPLDTPDEEALAGLAELADRVCAVHAFSWWPGNNRLPLEARSHLWTAALGLLAGRGTEALLEFVPGDDPEVLAREAAALRGFALPDGAEPNIVD from the coding sequence ATGACCGACGAGAGCAGCCGGAACGCGGTGGGCGGAATCAGGCCGGGGCTCTGCTCGGTCACCTTCCGACGGCTGCCCGCCGCCGAGGTCGCCCGCCGTGCCGCCGGTGCGGGCCTGGAGGTGATCGAGTGGGGCGCCGACGTGCACGCGCCCGCAGCGGAGCCCGACACCGTCCGCGCGGTCCGCGAGGCCACCGACCGGTACGGCATGGCCTGCTGTTCGTACGGCTCGTACTTCCGCGCCACCCGGGACGAGCTGGCGGGGTTCCCCGCTGTCGCCCGCGCCGCGGTACTGCTCGGGGCACCCCGGATACGGGTGTGGGCGGGAGCGGCCGGATCGCGGTCCGCGTCACCCGGGGAGCGGCAGGAGACGGTGCGCTGTCTGCGGGAGGCGGCGCGGATCGCCGCCGGCCACGGACTGCTGCTCGCCCCCGAGTTCCACGGGGGAACGCTCACCGACACCGTCGCCTCGACCGCCCGGCTGCTGGACGAGGTGGACGCGGAGAACGTCCGCACGTACTGGCAGCCACCGCTCGACACCCCCGACGAGGAGGCGCTGGCGGGGCTCGCGGAGCTGGCCGACCGGGTCTGCGCCGTACACGCCTTCTCGTGGTGGCCCGGCAACAACCGGCTGCCGCTGGAGGCCCGTTCGCACCTGTGGACGGCCGCACTCGGCCTGCTGGCGGGCCGGGGCACCGAGGCGCTCCTGGAGTTCGTGCCCGGTGACGACCCCGAGGTGCTGGCGCGGGAGGCGGCGGCGCTGAGGGGATTCGCCTTGCCGGACGGCGCGGAGCCGAACATAGTCGACTGA